A section of the Tachysurus fulvidraco isolate hzauxx_2018 chromosome 7, HZAU_PFXX_2.0, whole genome shotgun sequence genome encodes:
- the LOC113662813 gene encoding nuclear body protein SP140-like protein, with product MDPLDLPEEELIRFFHCKKTEISCMEAPHTFLSQLRDHNLVPEDLYRKVIKMKCKNRRQDGVYQILDRLEKERRGCVKRFWECVFKNHILQKYSVLRLLHNSLKDGSFRYYLELPDAEEQDSTQGSEDKANERKRKKSSEGTEEQEKPGPSPFSYHSQKKPAKKPMFTCPLKKGEKVDIWMWDFYKSQLPVTCGDKEGTLFRDKLARRCKSIKSQGHWFTPGEFVRFAGMGNGKRWKQRICCQNTPLQRLLEEGHLQSQNRCTIQKNPKIQLPVISLEVSSPQSVSDVETERSREDHEEERTVKQEEGEEEHEEDEGVDLSKFNDYALPVGCGSVSGVLYKSRFAGGSRSKSIRTEERWFTPEDFVKQELTLTDRHWKKDILCHGKTLNYLVKKKILFVHSLLCRCVLCSPKNKLEQENDDVCFICNSAGNLVCCDECPRAFHHQCHLPVLQDKTLGSNWLCTYCVLKTNHRLWIHMTIEGALNSPVSGNILRCEYLLLCLYKGDALCVFTKDPTATVPRYTRVISKPMWLDRVKTKLQKKEYKTVGEFVGDVKLIFQNCRMFNKDNEFGKMGARLNKMFDREFLTIFKIQ from the exons ATGGATCCGCTGGATTTACCTGAAGAGGAGTTAATTCGGTTTTTTCACTGTAAGAAGACTGAGATCTCTTGCATGGAGGCGCCTCACACCTTCCTCAGCCAGCTACGAGACCATAACCTGGTACCTGAGGATCTCTACAGG aagGTAATAAAGATGAAGTGTAAAAACAGAAGGCAGGACGGAGTGTATCAGATTTTGGACCGGCTGGAGAAGGAGCGAAGAGGCTGTGTGAAGCGCTTTTGGGAATGTGTGTTCAAGAATCATATCCTGCAGAAATATTCGGTTCTCCGCTTGCTCCATAACAGCCTCAAGGATG GCTCCTTCAGGTATTATTTGGAGCTCCCTGATGCGGAGGAACAAGACTCAACCCAGGGCAGTGAAGATAAagcaaatgaaagaaagagaaagaaaagcagtGAAGGAACAGAGGAGCAGGAAAAACCAGGCCCTTCTCCTTTCTCTTATCACAGCCAGAAGAAACCAGCCAAGAAGCCCATGTTCA CCTGTCCAttaaagaaaggagagaaggtGGATATTTGGATGTGGGATTTTTATAAATCTCAGCTCCCTGTTACCTGCGGTGATAAAGAAGGCACTCTGTTTCGAGACAAACTGGCCAGAC ggTGCAAGAGTATCAAGTCTCAGGGTCACTGGTTTACACCAGGCGAATTTGTGAGGTTTGCCGGAATGGGAAACGGCAAAAGATGGAAGCAGAGAATCTGCTGCCAAAACACTCCGTTACAGAGACTTCTAGAG GAGGGTCATCTTCAGTCTCAAAACAGATGCACCATTCAGAAG AATCCGAAAATTCAGCTTCCAGTCATCTCTTTGGAAGTCTCTAGCCCCc AGTCAGTATCCGatgtagagacagagagatcacGAGAAGACCATGAGGAGGAAAGGACAGTGAAAcaagaagaaggtgaagaagaacatgaagaagaTGAGGGAGTGGACCTGTCTAAATTTAACGATTACGCTTTACCGGTCGGCTGTGGCTCTGTCAGTggagttttatataaaagcCGATTTGCGG gtggtTCACGCAGTAAGAGCATTCGCACAGAGGAGCGCTGGTTCACTCCTGAAGACTTTGTTAAACAGGAGTTAactctgacagacagacactggaAGAAAGATATACTGTGTCACGGAAAAACCCTCAACTACCTGGTGAAG AAAAAGATcctgtttgttcattcactgctcTGTCGATGTGTCCTGTGTTCTCCTAAGAATAAG CTGGAGCAGGAAAACGATGATGTTTGCTTCATCTGTAACTCTGCGGGAAATCTGGTGTGCTGTGACGAGTGTCCACGAGCCTTCCATCATCAATGTCACCTACCAGTGCTGCAGGACAAGACTctggg gAGCAATTGGCTGTGCACATACTGTGTGTTAAAGACTAACCATAGATTGTGGATTCACATGACCATTGAAGGAGCACTGAACAGTCCTGTTTCTGGAAACATTTTG CGCTGTGAGtatttgctgttgtgtttgtataaGGGGGACGCACTGTGCGTCTTTACTAAAGATCCCACTGCAACG GTCCCGAGGTACACCAGAGTGATCTCTAAACCCATGTGGCTGGACCGAGTCAAGACCAAACTGCAGAAGAAGGAGTATAAAACTGTGGGAGAGTTTGTAGGAGATGTCAAGCTCATCTTTCAGAACTGTCGCATGTTCAACAAG gatAATGAGTTTGGGAAGATGGGAGCCAGACTGAATAAGATGTTTGATCGTGAGTTCCTCACCATCTTTAAGATCCAGTAG